The window ATCCATGTGGTGGCGGACCGAGAGTTGCGCCGTGTCGCAACGAACCTTCGACGCCGGTTGTGTGTCCGCGCCCGTGATCGCATGCAGCGTTTCGTGAACGCGGCCGTCCCACTGGTACCGCCGCCGATCGGAAAAGCGTGAGATCCGTAGCGCGACGTTGCCGTAGTACTGGTCATACTCGAACGCGCCGACGGCGCCGGATCCGACCCACCGATCGAGGGCATCGAGATCCATCGCCAGCACCTGATCGCTGGCGTCGAGTTGGAGCACGAAGTCGTTCGCGGCCAACGCGCCCGCGTGCTGGCGCGCGTCACCGAAGTGAAACAGCCGCTGCCCGGGCGTGACCAGCGGGCCGTCTTGCTCGTTGGCAAAGCGCCGTTCGATCTCAGCCGCCGCGGTGGGGCTGAGCACCGAGTCGAACCGGTCGTTCACCGCCTCGACACGACATCCGCGCCGGCGCGCCAGTGCGATGGTGTCGTCGGTGCTGCCAGTGTCCACCACCAGCAGCTCGCCGCCGCGTGTGAAGAAATCCTTGAGGCTGTGAAGTAATCGCGGCAGTGCGCACGCCTCGTCACGCGCGAGCACTACGATGGAAAAATTGGGTGCCGATCGAACCCCGGGGTCCACGGGCGGACTATGGGGTCGTCGGCGTGGTGGGCGTGGTTCCCGGCGACGCGGCCAGCGCGGCCGGCGGCGAGATGATCGAGTCGACGACGGGGAGCAGCGCGACCGCCAGACCGAGCCGCAGCACCATCTGCCGCCGCGTCATGTCCGCGGGTTTATGCTCCAACACTGGAGCGTCCAGCGCTTCTTCGAGCAGATGCTTCTCGGCGAACTGGTCTATTGCGCACCACACCAGCGTCTCGGCGGTTTCGGGTTCGAAATCAGAGCCGAGCTGTTGCGCGATCTCGGAAACCGTCCGCTGACCGTCGCACAACACCCAGACGCGCGCGGCAGTGCCGTTTAGGCAATGCACCTCGTTCCGCTCGACGTCATATATCAGCACTTCATCCGGAAGGTCCTGAACGAGCAGTTGTGTCTTTCGAGCCGTTGGTCGGTACATCTCCATGAGACCCTCCGCAACCGGCCGGGTTTGTCTCACGCACCCGAGACCGAGTCAAGGCAGAGCGGCCAGCTCGAGGATGGGCTCGACAACGCTGGCTGCTTCGCCGCGTTCACTGGCGACGACCGGCACCACCGATACGATTCGATGCAACGTGGCCATCACGACTTCCGGGATCCGGCGGGCGGGCACCGTATTGGCGAGCAACGCCAGCAGGCCGTTGCCTGGTGACAAGTGCTGTGGTCGCCATTCGCCATCCGGTCGGAACGTGCTGATGACCACGAGCGCGACGGGGAGCGGCCCGCTGCCCGCGCGCCCGCCCAAGGTGTCGACTGCGTGCTTCGTGAAGCCCGCGCCGCTCTTCTCTCGGATCGAGAGCGGCCGAGCGTAGGGATAGACGCTTCCCGCCGAGTCAAGCACGGCATACTCGTCCGAGTAGTACTCGGCGCCCGCGCGAACCAGCTCGGCGACGAGAGTGGTCTTTCCCGTGAAGCTGCGCCCCGGCAACAGGATTCCCCGCCCGCGCCAACTGACGGCGCCCGCATGCACAAACACATGTTCGGGCGCCATCTCCGCCACGTGGAGCTGCACATCCGATTCGAAGGCACGCAGAACCGCTGGCACTGTCGCGCGCCACGCGAGCAGGCGATCGTTGACGTATACGGAACTCCGAGGTTTGCTCGCCGGATCGTCCGCCTCGACAATCAGTGAGTAGATGCGTCCCGTGTCGCAGTACTCCACGCGCGTCGCCCCGGGTGGAAGATGACACGCCAGGTCGCCGGCGAGATTGGGATCGTTGATCCGCACACCGATGTGGACGCCGTAGGCCACGACCGACAAGGTTACCGGCCACTCGATCCGTTCAAGGAACGCAGCCGGTGGACCCCCAGCGGGTGAAGGCTTGGAGGGTGGGCGCGCAACGGCGCTCACGTCGCGGCTCCCACCGCGTCGACACCAATGCGGTCGGACAAACCGCCGGCGCGCGGCCGCGCGCGGCCCGCGACGAGGTCGACGAACGTCAGGGCCAGGTGTTCCGCCGAATAACGAACCGCGCGCTCAGACGACAAGAACACGCGGATCCGGTCGACGTATCCTTGGTGAACCTCCGCGGGCATGTCCCTCATGAAGGCGTGCAGCGCGGCGTTCGAGCGGAACTCGTTGCGCGCGATGAAGCAGTCCGACGGAATCGAATCGGCGATATCGGGCGCTCCCCAATAGACCGGCACGCACCCCGCTTCGAAGCTGTCGAAAATCTTCCCGGTCACAAATCCGCTCCAACCCTTGACCGTCTCGTAGCAGAAGTTGAACCGGTAGCGCCGCAGGCGATCCACCCTCCTGAGGACGGCGCCGCGATAGTTGGCGTCGACGATCGGATGCCACCCCAAGCCGAAGAGGTCGAACGAATCCGGTTCGGCCTCGGCGAAAAACCGCGCGGCCTCGCGTTCTTCGCTGTAGAGCTCGTCCGGGTGATCGGCGTGGCGGTGCGAGGCGATGAGGGTGCAGAGTTTGCGGTTCTCGAAGGGAACCACCGCGTCGATCATTGGCCGGAGAAACGGAAAGTGGAGTTTGAAATAGCGGACGTTGTCAACGAGATCGTTGCACCACGTGTAGATCCGCCCGAATGGCTGGTGATACTGGGCGTCGAAGTTGAGCGGTGCCGAAATCGGGCCCTTCCAAAGGACGAGACTGAGCATGTCGCGCGAGTACGCCGCGAGCCGTTCGATTTCCCCCGGGCGCACATCGAAGACGACGATGGTGTGCGGGTCCTCGATGTCCGCCAAGGTCTGGGTCTCGCGCACCGTGTAGCCGAGCCGATTGAGGACCGCCCGCATCTGCCGAAACGGTCGACGCCGCTGGTCCACATCGGGTAGCTGGCCGGTGAGCTCGAAGAGACTGTGGCCGACGCCGGTGCCGAGGTAGAACTCGCGCGGTGTGCGTGGGTCGGCCAGACTGGCGACTCGCCCGTACCGGGCCTTGCCGCGGATCTCCATCTCGGTGCGATGCTGCGCCGCCCGATCCACCTTGTCGTCGTTCAGGGGATTCTCGCGGTTGTACAGGTAGAGCACTTCGGCGACGAACCGCGCGCGCGGGCCGGCCATCTCCATCAATGTGAACATGTGCGCCACATCCCCGGCTGTCGCAAAGAATCGCCCGTCACTGTCCTGGACGTCGACCGGGCGGATCCGGTGGTACAGCCCCGCGTAGAACGTGCGCAGATGGGAGGCGACGAACGGATAGTCGCGGAAAGCATTGGCGCTGACGATCTCCGAAGGAATCGGCGCGCAGAATCCCTCACTGCCCTGCGGGAACCGGGTGAACTGTCCCCACGTCACCCACACGTCGGGGTCTTGATATATCGCGTTGAGTCGTGCCAGCACCTGACGGTGAGCCAGAAAGTCGTCGCCGTCGACGAGGACCACGATCTCGCTCGGATCGCAGGAGCGCACGGCGCGGTCGATGTTCGCGGCCGCCCCAGCCCGAAATTCATTTTGGAGGAAGGTGACGCGATCCGCCCGCGCGCGCGCGGCCAGGTGCTCGCCGACCAGACGCGACGTGTCGTCCGTCGACGCATCGTCCACGTAGATCACACGGAACAGCGGATAGTCCTGGTTCAGAACCGAATCGAGGTTCCGCGGACACCACACCGCGTTGTTGTACGACGGTATGACGACCACAAAGGACTTGAGCATTCCCGCCGCGTCCTGGTGTGGTTACGTCGAGCGAGCGATGGTGGCGCGGGCCAAGGCCTTCTGCAGAAGCTCCGCGGGGAGTTGCACATCCCCTCGGAGGCCGGGCGGGTAGTAATCGACGGGGATGAGGAAGGCGGCGATGTCGGTCGCCTGCTCGTCGTGTCCGCCGGTGGTGATGTCGACCGAGAACGAGCCGTCGGGCGAGATCGACGTGGCCGGTGAATCCCAGTACGGCTTGGTCCACCAACCCCCGTTCACTCGGATATACACGGCGACCCGCAGCTTTTCGGGATCGACGTGCCGCACGATCCCCTTGAGGTTGAGAAAACTTCCGTAGGCGGGAACGCTGGTGAACTCGATCGCTTGATTCGCCGCCTCCGGCGCGGGTTCTGTGTCCATCTGAGTTGCGACCGCCACAGTTGATAGCCGGCATCGGATACCAGAGCGGATGTTTTGAATCAATTGGCACCGAGTCCGGCCGAGTGAGTCGGTGATTTTGGATACGGTGTTGACCCAAGCCAGGTGGTTCCTGCTACGATGCCGCGCCAGACGAGACGACCGCCATGCAGATCAACATGACTACCTTCGCTCGACGGAAGTGCCAGTACATTCACGAGACGATGGGGAGCTTGTTGGCGTCAGATTGGATGCGGACCAACCTGCCGATCAATTTGATCGTCGGATCGGAGGACCAGTCGCATCTCGCGGAATACGCCGCGCATCCCTCCGTTCGGATCGTTCCCTGGGACATGAAGACCCTCGACGATCTGCGACGGAACTGCACCCTCAACAAGATCCGCGCGTTGCGGTGGGGAGAGGACGCCGCTACGTTGATCTGCGAGGACGACATCCTGTTTCACCCCACGTGGTTCGCCTCGCTGCAGTTGGCGGCAGCGGAGATGAGAACGGAAACCTACATCCTGAGTCTGTTCGCCGCCAAGCCGGAGCTTGAAGCGGCGCCCCTCATGGAGGGGAAGCGGTGGCTCAAGCGATATCCGATCCCCATACTCCAGGGGGCGCAGGCACTCTTTTATCCCGCCAAGACGATCCGGAACCAAGTGGCGGATTACCTGACGAGAAACATCAACAACGCCTGTGGGGATCACCTGATAGGCCGTTATGCTCGCGACCATGCCGCCCTCTACGTGACGCGGGAGGTTCTCGTCGAGCACATCGGCGCGGTCTCCTGCTTTCCGACCGCGGACGAGAATGGCGGCTGAGGATCGTGCCTGATGATCATCAACATGACGACGATCGCGCTGCGCAGGAAGCACTACATCGACC is drawn from Deltaproteobacteria bacterium and contains these coding sequences:
- a CDS encoding PqqD family protein, producing MEMYRPTARKTQLLVQDLPDEVLIYDVERNEVHCLNGTAARVWVLCDGQRTVSEIAQQLGSDFEPETAETLVWCAIDQFAEKHLLEEALDAPVLEHKPADMTRRQMVLRLGLAVALLPVVDSIISPPAALAASPGTTPTTPTTP
- a CDS encoding glycosyltransferase family 2 protein; protein product: MLKSFVVVIPSYNNAVWCPRNLDSVLNQDYPLFRVIYVDDASTDDTSRLVGEHLAARARADRVTFLQNEFRAGAAANIDRAVRSCDPSEIVVLVDGDDFLAHRQVLARLNAIYQDPDVWVTWGQFTRFPQGSEGFCAPIPSEIVSANAFRDYPFVASHLRTFYAGLYHRIRPVDVQDSDGRFFATAGDVAHMFTLMEMAGPRARFVAEVLYLYNRENPLNDDKVDRAAQHRTEMEIRGKARYGRVASLADPRTPREFYLGTGVGHSLFELTGQLPDVDQRRRPFRQMRAVLNRLGYTVRETQTLADIEDPHTIVVFDVRPGEIERLAAYSRDMLSLVLWKGPISAPLNFDAQYHQPFGRIYTWCNDLVDNVRYFKLHFPFLRPMIDAVVPFENRKLCTLIASHRHADHPDELYSEEREAARFFAEAEPDSFDLFGLGWHPIVDANYRGAVLRRVDRLRRYRFNFCYETVKGWSGFVTGKIFDSFEAGCVPVYWGAPDIADSIPSDCFIARNEFRSNAALHAFMRDMPAEVHQGYVDRIRVFLSSERAVRYSAEHLALTFVDLVAGRARPRAGGLSDRIGVDAVGAAT